In Zobellia roscoffensis, the following are encoded in one genomic region:
- a CDS encoding serine hydrolase domain-containing protein: MTTISRFIGFLLVILFFFLTSCSSDDNSPALEPVKAMTPANLTTYLEELAQDPNLPGFAISIVKDGKLKYQEAFGYADVENKVPYTNETVNSIASVSKTFVGAAVAKAIEQGYFTLETDISTLLPVTIINPKQPNIPIRIRDLVTHTSGLLDAPEVYLANNYYILEGENTSTPGASLLMNEIGIEQREAFDLDEFLAEYFLEDGAMYSLNNFANTAPGTTWSYSNLATGLMGFIIESVTQESFDEYVMTQVLEPLQMNASSYAISDIDTDLMAVRYLDTQTPFPFYSNDSYPEGGLYSTNRDMGKYLLDMANGIKGQSTQLFSTEMYNLLFAPQLQAGIVPADFAENHGLFWYRKDGKVMHGGNSFGISTHLEIAENGNSGYLFLSNMDASFSGNYEKYNSVISRVEKAVDQFIEAN; the protein is encoded by the coding sequence ATGACAACAATTTCAAGATTCATCGGATTCCTATTAGTTATTCTATTTTTTTTCCTGACTTCATGTTCCAGTGATGACAATAGCCCTGCTTTAGAACCGGTAAAGGCAATGACCCCGGCTAATTTAACCACCTATTTGGAAGAACTTGCCCAAGACCCTAACCTCCCCGGTTTTGCTATCAGCATTGTAAAGGACGGGAAACTTAAGTACCAAGAAGCGTTTGGTTATGCGGACGTTGAAAATAAAGTACCCTATACCAATGAGACCGTAAACTCTATTGCCTCTGTGAGTAAAACTTTTGTAGGAGCGGCCGTTGCCAAGGCCATTGAGCAAGGTTACTTTACCCTGGAGACGGATATTAGCACCTTACTTCCCGTTACCATTATCAATCCAAAACAACCGAACATTCCTATTAGAATACGGGATTTGGTAACACATACTTCGGGATTGTTAGACGCCCCAGAAGTATACTTGGCCAACAATTATTACATTTTAGAGGGAGAAAATACTAGTACACCAGGGGCAAGTTTATTGATGAACGAAATTGGAATTGAACAACGGGAAGCTTTTGATTTGGATGAATTTTTAGCTGAATATTTTCTAGAGGATGGTGCTATGTACAGTTTAAATAATTTTGCGAACACGGCCCCCGGAACAACATGGTCCTATTCCAATTTAGCTACAGGTCTTATGGGTTTTATTATTGAAAGCGTAACCCAAGAATCATTTGATGAGTATGTAATGACCCAAGTCCTGGAGCCTTTGCAAATGAATGCTTCTTCGTACGCCATTTCAGATATAGATACGGACCTAATGGCCGTACGCTATTTAGATACGCAAACTCCGTTTCCCTTTTACAGCAATGATTCCTACCCAGAAGGGGGGCTGTATAGTACCAACAGGGACATGGGCAAATACCTTTTGGATATGGCCAACGGTATAAAAGGACAATCTACCCAATTGTTTTCCACGGAGATGTACAATCTCCTGTTTGCTCCCCAATTACAAGCCGGAATCGTACCTGCGGATTTTGCTGAGAACCACGGATTATTTTGGTACAGAAAGGATGGAAAAGTAATGCATGGAGGTAATAGTTTTGGTATCTCTACCCATTTGGAAATTGCGGAAAACGGTAATTCGGGTTATCTTTTTCTATCCAATATGGATGCTTCCTTTAGTGGAAATTATGAGAAATATAATAGCGTAATATCTCGGGTAGAGAAGGCTGTGGACCAATTTATAGAGGCCAATTAA